The Candidatus Effluviviaceae Genus I sp. genome has a window encoding:
- the ispH gene encoding 4-hydroxy-3-methylbut-2-enyl diphosphate reductase, translated as MKVTVAQGAGFCFGVKRALKIAFEAARRGDGPVVTLGPIIHNPQVVAKLEEEGLSVVGDLSGLAPGATLVVRSHGLGRAVLEEASRCGLRIVDATCPFVKEAQERAAQLEREGYAVVVVGEERHPEVLSITGSLERPATVVDGPRGLEGAPPSGRVGVVCQTTQPLGHLKAVVERLLDGTEELKVFNTICRATSERQRSALDLARDVDVMLVVGGKDSANTRRLWELCREAGRDAYHIETADELEPAWFEGKKEVGITGGASTPQWIIDEVVLAVESM; from the coding sequence GTGAAGGTGACCGTGGCGCAGGGCGCCGGGTTCTGCTTCGGGGTCAAGAGGGCCCTCAAGATCGCCTTCGAGGCTGCCCGGAGGGGCGACGGTCCGGTGGTGACGCTCGGGCCCATCATCCACAACCCGCAGGTCGTGGCGAAGCTCGAGGAGGAGGGGCTCTCGGTCGTCGGCGATCTCTCGGGCCTCGCGCCGGGCGCCACGCTCGTCGTGCGGTCCCACGGACTCGGGCGCGCCGTCCTGGAGGAGGCGTCCCGTTGCGGCCTGCGCATCGTGGACGCGACCTGCCCGTTCGTGAAGGAAGCGCAGGAGCGGGCCGCGCAGCTCGAGCGCGAGGGGTACGCGGTCGTCGTGGTGGGCGAGGAGCGCCATCCCGAGGTCCTGTCCATCACGGGCAGCCTCGAGCGACCGGCGACGGTCGTGGACGGGCCTCGCGGGCTCGAGGGCGCGCCGCCGTCGGGGCGCGTGGGCGTGGTCTGTCAGACGACGCAGCCCCTCGGGCACCTCAAGGCGGTGGTCGAGCGGCTCCTTGACGGGACCGAGGAGCTCAAGGTCTTCAACACGATCTGCCGGGCGACGTCGGAACGGCAGCGCAGCGCGCTCGACCTGGCGCGCGACGTGGATGTGATGCTGGTCGTGGGCGGGAAGGACAGCGCGAACACCAGGCGCCTCTGGGAGCTCTGCAGGGAAGCGGGGCGGGACGCCTACCACATAGAGACAGCCGACGAACTCGAGCCCGCGTGGTTCGAGGGGAAGAAGGAGGTGGGAATCACCGGGGGCGCGTCGACGCCCCAGTGGATCATCGACGAGGTGGTCCTGGCAGTGGAGAGCATGTGA
- a CDS encoding 1-acyl-sn-glycerol-3-phosphate acyltransferase, with the protein MRPHYRIGWLALRTLVWLVWGVRGRGADRMPASGPVLVACNHISNWDPVLVGLACRRELHFLAKDGLFRNRVFGRLIRAYNALPVRRGGLDRRALSLAIGILRRGDALLVFPEGTRSRSGEVGEARHGAAYMASAGGAVVVPAAVAGSNELGRAFLRRRRVRVAFGGAIEAGAGSRAEYEALTNRIMAAIGELRRELQEP; encoded by the coding sequence GTGAGACCGCACTACCGGATCGGGTGGCTCGCGCTCCGGACCCTCGTCTGGCTCGTGTGGGGCGTGAGAGGCCGCGGAGCGGACCGGATGCCCGCGAGCGGGCCCGTGCTCGTCGCGTGCAACCACATCTCGAACTGGGACCCGGTCCTCGTCGGCCTGGCCTGCCGGAGGGAGCTCCACTTCCTGGCCAAGGACGGGCTCTTCCGGAACCGCGTCTTCGGCCGGCTCATCAGGGCCTACAACGCGCTGCCCGTCAGGCGCGGCGGGCTCGACCGGAGGGCGCTCTCGCTCGCCATCGGCATCCTCAGGCGGGGCGACGCGCTCCTGGTGTTCCCGGAGGGGACGCGCAGCAGGAGCGGAGAGGTCGGCGAGGCGAGGCACGGCGCGGCGTACATGGCGAGCGCGGGGGGGGCCGTCGTGGTGCCCGCCGCCGTCGCCGGGTCGAACGAGCTGGGGCGCGCCTTCCTCCGCCGGCGACGCGTGCGGGTGGCGTTCGGCGGCGCGATCGAGGCCGGCGCAGGCTCGCGCGCGGAGTACGAAGCGCTCACGAACCGCATCATGGCCGCGATCGGAGAGCTTCGGAGGGAGCTGCAGGAGCCGTGA
- a CDS encoding (d)CMP kinase — MIIAIDGPAASGKSTTAKLVADRLGFVYLDSGAMYRAAALRALRLRVPMDDHAALAKAAEGAVIELSAAGRGPVLLDGEDVTDAIRAPEVSEASSIMSAVPAVRRALVRQQRAFAAAADCVVEGRDIGTVVFPDADLKVFLTASLAERARRRVADLAARGTPGDLAAVESEIAERDRRDSSREDSPLRRAQGAVEIDTTGLSIEQQVEAVARIARQRMAGRPRGDGSA, encoded by the coding sequence CTGATCATCGCGATCGACGGGCCGGCAGCCTCGGGCAAGAGCACGACGGCGAAGCTCGTGGCCGACCGGCTGGGATTCGTCTATCTGGACAGCGGCGCGATGTACCGCGCCGCGGCGCTCCGCGCGCTGCGCCTGCGCGTTCCCATGGACGACCACGCAGCGCTGGCGAAGGCGGCCGAGGGCGCGGTCATCGAGCTCTCCGCGGCCGGGCGCGGGCCGGTGCTTCTCGACGGCGAGGACGTCACGGACGCCATCAGGGCGCCCGAGGTGTCCGAGGCGTCCTCGATCATGTCCGCGGTGCCCGCGGTGCGGCGCGCGCTGGTCAGGCAGCAGCGTGCCTTCGCGGCCGCCGCGGACTGCGTGGTCGAGGGAAGGGACATCGGGACGGTCGTCTTCCCGGACGCGGACCTCAAGGTCTTCCTCACGGCGTCGCTCGCCGAGCGCGCCAGACGGAGGGTGGCCGACCTCGCGGCGCGGGGCACACCGGGGGACCTCGCGGCGGTCGAGTCCGAGATCGCCGAGCGCGACCGACGCGACTCGAGCCGCGAGGACAGCCCGCTCAGGAGGGCACAGGGCGCGGTCGAGATCGACACGACCGGCCTGTCGATCGAGCAGCAGGTCGAGGCGGTCGCGCGGATCGCGCGGCAGCGCATGGCGGGACGCCCGCGCGGGGATGGAAGCGCGTGA